The Hydrogenophaga crocea genome contains a region encoding:
- the repC gene encoding replication protein C, IncQ-type has protein sequence MAFDLTHARHDPMHCLVPGLFRSLKRGERKKLKLDVTYHYAGTEQARFVGFEPLGADDMRLLQGLVALGGPKGIILTPEPTADLPKQLRLFLEPKFDAVGQDALVVRESMTRLLGEIGLTDGGDNIRAIKACLLRMANVTVVLTKGSRQRSFHLMSYAFDEDDGRLFVALNPQIAEAILGRRPYTRIEMVEVRALQTDPARLIHQRLCGWIDPGKAGRVELDTLAGYVWPDEANAEAMKKRRQKARKALAELATVGWKVSEYAAGKWEIGRPKPVVTFPKLRSNVPLHP, from the coding sequence ATGGCTTTTGACCTCACCCATGCCAGGCACGACCCAATGCACTGCTTGGTCCCCGGCTTGTTCCGCAGTCTCAAGCGCGGTGAACGGAAGAAACTCAAGCTCGATGTGACGTATCACTACGCCGGGACTGAACAAGCGCGGTTCGTCGGTTTCGAGCCTCTTGGCGCTGATGACATGCGGCTGCTGCAAGGTCTTGTGGCTCTTGGAGGGCCGAAGGGCATCATCCTGACGCCAGAGCCAACAGCGGACTTGCCGAAGCAACTCCGTCTATTCCTTGAGCCGAAGTTCGACGCGGTGGGGCAGGATGCGCTGGTCGTGCGAGAGAGCATGACCCGCCTGCTAGGCGAAATCGGCTTGACCGATGGCGGTGACAACATCCGGGCGATCAAGGCGTGCTTGCTGCGCATGGCAAACGTGACGGTGGTGCTCACCAAGGGAAGCCGGCAAAGGTCTTTTCACCTGATGAGCTATGCCTTCGATGAGGATGACGGACGGCTGTTTGTCGCGTTGAATCCTCAGATTGCAGAGGCGATTCTTGGGCGGCGCCCATATACCCGCATCGAGATGGTCGAGGTGCGGGCGCTGCAAACCGACCCGGCCCGCCTGATTCACCAACGGCTATGCGGCTGGATCGACCCCGGCAAAGCCGGGCGCGTGGAACTCGATACCCTTGCTGGCTACGTCTGGCCGGACGAGGCGAACGCCGAGGCCATGAAGAAGCGCCGCCAGAAGGCCCGCAAGGCTCTGGCCGAGCTTGCCACCGTGGGATGGAAGGTCAGCGAGTATGCGGCAGGGAAGTGGGAAATTGGCAGGCCGAAGCCCGTAGTAACGTTCCCCAAGCTCCGTAGCAACGTTCCCCTTCACCCGTAG
- a CDS encoding helicase RepA family protein — translation MAIDVLAAFECEPPVLDFIWPGFLAGTVGALVAPGATGKSFWALEAAMSIACSVAGGDLVGLAPAHTGRVVYLAGEDPPPALVRRIHAIGQHLGHTARQAIAENLVLEPIMGKRLNVMDEAHLRRVIEYSAGARLIVLDTLSRIHALDENSNGNMAHLVAVLEQVAATTGASVLYLHHVSKGSAREGQTDQQQAARGASALIDNARWCGYVARMTEDEAKRLSDRAHDRQPIGDERRGFFVRFGVSKQNYDATPLDRWYMRHAGGVLVPVELYEASRNEERRNSRRRGDGF, via the coding sequence GTGGCGATTGACGTCCTGGCGGCGTTCGAGTGCGAACCGCCGGTGCTGGACTTCATATGGCCGGGCTTCCTCGCGGGAACCGTCGGCGCGCTCGTCGCCCCAGGGGCCACGGGCAAGAGCTTCTGGGCGCTGGAAGCGGCCATGAGCATCGCATGCAGCGTTGCCGGCGGCGACCTCGTGGGCCTGGCCCCCGCACACACCGGGCGCGTGGTCTATCTGGCCGGGGAAGACCCGCCGCCCGCGCTTGTCCGGCGCATTCACGCCATCGGCCAGCACCTTGGGCATACAGCCCGCCAAGCCATCGCCGAGAACCTCGTGCTTGAGCCGATCATGGGCAAGCGCCTGAACGTCATGGACGAGGCTCACTTGCGCCGCGTCATCGAGTACAGCGCCGGGGCGAGGCTGATCGTGCTGGACACCCTGAGCCGCATCCACGCCCTCGATGAGAACAGCAACGGCAACATGGCCCACCTCGTGGCCGTGCTGGAGCAGGTCGCGGCTACCACGGGCGCATCCGTGCTCTACCTGCACCACGTCAGCAAAGGAAGCGCCCGCGAAGGGCAGACCGACCAGCAGCAGGCCGCGCGTGGCGCGTCCGCGCTGATCGACAACGCCAGGTGGTGCGGTTACGTCGCCCGCATGACTGAGGACGAGGCGAAGCGCCTCAGCGACCGCGCCCATGACCGGCAGCCCATCGGCGATGAGCGGCGCGGCTTCTTCGTGCGTTTCGGCGTCAGCAAGCAGAACTACGACGCCACGCCGCTTGATCGCTGGTACATGCGGCACGCCGGCGGCGTGCTGGTGCCGGTGGAGCTGTATGAGGCCAGCAGGAATGAGGAAAGACGTAATAGTCGGAGGCGAGGCGATGGCTTTTGA
- a CDS encoding TraK family protein: MATTESSYPEELAARLALQQKTSQTKRRDYLAAFMAVRSDVKEAMEAGYALKIIWEHLREVGRIPFRYETFLKYVRQHITNARPSSMGQGTK; this comes from the coding sequence ATGGCGACGACAGAAAGCAGCTACCCCGAGGAGCTGGCCGCACGGCTGGCTCTTCAGCAGAAGACCTCGCAAACAAAGCGCAGGGACTACCTGGCCGCTTTCATGGCGGTGCGCTCGGACGTGAAGGAAGCGATGGAGGCCGGCTACGCGCTCAAGATCATCTGGGAGCACCTGCGCGAGGTCGGGCGCATCCCTTTCCGGTATGAGACGTTCCTGAAGTACGTTCGCCAGCACATCACCAATGCGCGGCCTAGCTCAATGGGGCAGGGTACGAAGTAA
- a CDS encoding plasmid-related protein — protein sequence MTIEDTLLQRFGPLLSMAQLASVLDRSPDGLRVSLRTTSEWAGRINKARLKIGRRVYFRTSQIAEVLSDESLYGTGN from the coding sequence ATGACGATAGAAGACACGCTACTGCAACGCTTCGGCCCGCTGCTGAGCATGGCACAGCTCGCCTCCGTCCTGGATCGATCACCGGATGGCCTGCGGGTCAGTTTGCGCACGACGAGCGAATGGGCGGGGCGAATCAACAAGGCTCGCTTGAAGATCGGTCGGCGCGTCTACTTTCGAACCTCGCAGATCGCCGAGGTGCTGAGCGACGAATCCCTGTACGGAACGGGGAACTGA